A portion of the Phacochoerus africanus isolate WHEZ1 chromosome 5, ROS_Pafr_v1, whole genome shotgun sequence genome contains these proteins:
- the GNLY gene encoding granulysin: MTSWAVLLLTLVLLGTPGLAFSGLTPQHSALARAHPCDGEQFCQNLAPEDPQGDQLLQREELGYFCESCRKIIQKLEDMVGPQPNEDTVTQAASQVCDKLKILRGLCKKIMRSFLRRISWDILTGKKPQAICVDIKICKEETGLI; the protein is encoded by the exons ATGACCTCCTGGGCCGTCCTGCTCCTCACCTTGGTGCTCCTGGGCACCCCAG GGCTGGCCTTTTCTGGTCTGACCCCTCAGCACTCTGCCCTGGCAAGGGCCCACCCATGCGACGGAGAGCAGTTCTGCCAGAACCTGGCCCCGGAGGACCCCCAG GGTGACCAGCTGCTCCAAAGAGAGGAGCTGGGCTACTTCTGTGAGTCTTGCCGGAAGATAATCCAGAAGCTGGAGGATATGGTGGGACCACAGCCCAACGag GACACTGTCACCCAGGCAGCCTCCCAGGTGTGCGACAAGTTGAAGATACTGAGAGGTCTGTGCAAGAAGATCATGAGGAGCTTTCTCCGTCGCATCTCCTGGGACATCCTGACTGGGAAAAAACCCCAGGCTATCTGTGTGGACATCAAGATCTGCAAAGAGGAGACAG